A section of the Oncorhynchus gorbuscha isolate QuinsamMale2020 ecotype Even-year linkage group LG04, OgorEven_v1.0, whole genome shotgun sequence genome encodes:
- the LOC124033755 gene encoding zinc finger protein 821-like isoform X3 has product MGDYSRAGPFHSTGFAGPLHTINMDGRDDFIEDSECHSNNSQQDSISEDSDSDLDNHDSSSNTSADDHMTSTKRAHHRGVKEESEEGADLMSSCVCPLCTLEFSSPEQLITHVYQHTSLMGSSKNYVCPVCGRALSSPGSLGRHLLIHSADRLSNCAVCGTRFTDTNNFNREKLREVLNTGSSMECSSGDENCSMSRSLSSSPMGNPGHGLGHGHGPSHNQGHNPGRGTGHIPGHSQGPGYNPGHNQGQGHGPGHNHGHGLGHLPGHPLPSLHHSLLSSPPSYPDALSPSPGLPMLPDILSPMPVHPAGVLLVCNSCVAYQQLVDAQSPMRKWAMRRKNEPVEARMHRLERERSAKKTKREHESPEERELRRLRDREAKRMQRLQETEEQRTRRLLRDREAMRMKRANETPDKRQARLIREREAKRLKRRLEKIDPSLRGQIEHDPAAMAALTADMSLFQFPCPMPVPSLDNSLFMKLP; this is encoded by the exons ATGGGAGACTACTCCAGAGCAG GGCCCTTCCACAGCACCGGCTTTGCAGGCCCCCTCCACACTATTAACATGGATGGCAGGGACGATTTCATTGAGGACAGCGAATGCCACAGCAACAATTCCCAACAGGACAGCATTTCAG AAGACAGTGATAGCGACCTGGACAACCACGACTCATCCTCCAACACCTCAGCTGACGACCACATGACCTCCACCAAGAGAGCACACCACAGGGGAGTTAAAGAA GAGAGCGAGGAGGGGGCCGACCTGATGAGcagctgtgtgtgtcctctgtgcaCCCTGGAGTTCAGCAGCCCCGAGCAGCTCATCACACACGTCTACCAG CACACATCGTTGATGGGCAGCAGTAAGAACTACGTGTGCCCAGTGTGTGGGCGCGCGCTCAGCTCGCCAGGCTCCCTGGGGCGCCACCTTCTCATCCACTCTGCGGACCGCCTCTCCAACTGTGCTGTGTGTGGGACACGCTTCACCGACACCAACAACTTCAACAG GGAGAAGCTCAGAGAGGTCCTGAACACAGGCAGCAGTATGGAATGCAGCAGTGGAGATGAGAACTGTTCCATGTCCCGGTCTCTCTCCAGCAGCCCCATGGGCAACCCCGGTCATGGCCTGGGACACGGCCACGGGCCCAGCCACAACCAAGGACACAACCCTGGCCGTGGCACAGGCCACATCCCGGGACACAGCCAAGGCCCGGGATACAACCCTGGCCACAACCAAGGACAAGGACATGGCCCAGGACACAACCATGGCCATGGTCTCGGACACCTCCCAGGCCACCCACTCCCTTCACTGCaccacagcctcctctcttcacccccctCCTACCCTGACGCCCTCAGCCCCTCACCCGGCCTACCCATGCTGCCAGACATCCTGAGCCCCATGCCTGTGCACCCGGCCGGAGTGCTGCTGGTGTGCAACAGCTGTGTGGCCTACCAGCAGCTGGTGGACGCCCAGTCTCCCATGAGGAAGTGGGCCATGCGCAGGAAGAACGAGCCGGTGGAGGCACGCATGCACCGTCTAGAGCGCGAGCGCTCTGCCAAGAAGACCAAGCGGGAGCACGAGTCACCTGAGGAGCGGGAGCTGCGGAGGCTGCGGGACCGCGAAGCCAAGCGGATGCAAAGGCTGCAGGAGACAGAGGAGCAACGGACACGGAGGCTTCTGCGCGACAGGGAGGCCATGCGGATGAAGAGGGCCAACGAGACGCCAGATAAGAGGCAGGCCAGGCTGATCCGTGAGAGAGAGGCCAAGAGACTGAAACGGCGGCTAGAGAAGATTGACCCCTCCCTGAGAGGTCAGATAGAGCATGACCCAGCTGCTATGGCTGCCCTGACGGCAGACATGAGCCTGTTCCAGTTCCCCTGCCCCATGCCTGTCCCCTCTCTGGACAACAGCCTCTTCATGAAGCTGCCCTAG
- the LOC124033755 gene encoding zinc finger protein 821-like isoform X4, protein MDGRDDFIEDSECHSNNSQQDSISEDSDSDLDNHDSSSNTSADDHMTSTKRAHHRGVKEESEEGADLMSSCVCPLCTLEFSSPEQLITHVYQHTSLMGSSKNYVCPVCGRALSSPGSLGRHLLIHSADRLSNCAVCGTRFTDTNNFNREKLREVLNTGSSMECSSGDENCSMSRSLSSSPMGNPGHGLGHGHGPSHNQGHNPGRGTGHIPGHSQGPGYNPGHNQGQGHGPGHNHGHGLGHLPGHPLPSLHHSLLSSPPSYPDALSPSPGLPMLPDILSPMPVHPAGVLLVCNSCVAYQQLVDAQSPMRKWAMRRKNEPVEARMHRLERERSAKKTKREHESPEERELRRLRDREAKRMQRLQETEEQRTRRLLRDREAMRMKRANETPDKRQARLIREREAKRLKRRLEKIDPSLRGQIEHDPAAMAALTADMSLFQFPCPMPVPSLDNSLFMKLP, encoded by the exons ATGGATGGCAGGGACGATTTCATTGAGGACAGCGAATGCCACAGCAACAATTCCCAACAGGACAGCATTTCAG AAGACAGTGATAGCGACCTGGACAACCACGACTCATCCTCCAACACCTCAGCTGACGACCACATGACCTCCACCAAGAGAGCACACCACAGGGGAGTTAAAGAA GAGAGCGAGGAGGGGGCCGACCTGATGAGcagctgtgtgtgtcctctgtgcaCCCTGGAGTTCAGCAGCCCCGAGCAGCTCATCACACACGTCTACCAG CACACATCGTTGATGGGCAGCAGTAAGAACTACGTGTGCCCAGTGTGTGGGCGCGCGCTCAGCTCGCCAGGCTCCCTGGGGCGCCACCTTCTCATCCACTCTGCGGACCGCCTCTCCAACTGTGCTGTGTGTGGGACACGCTTCACCGACACCAACAACTTCAACAG GGAGAAGCTCAGAGAGGTCCTGAACACAGGCAGCAGTATGGAATGCAGCAGTGGAGATGAGAACTGTTCCATGTCCCGGTCTCTCTCCAGCAGCCCCATGGGCAACCCCGGTCATGGCCTGGGACACGGCCACGGGCCCAGCCACAACCAAGGACACAACCCTGGCCGTGGCACAGGCCACATCCCGGGACACAGCCAAGGCCCGGGATACAACCCTGGCCACAACCAAGGACAAGGACATGGCCCAGGACACAACCATGGCCATGGTCTCGGACACCTCCCAGGCCACCCACTCCCTTCACTGCaccacagcctcctctcttcacccccctCCTACCCTGACGCCCTCAGCCCCTCACCCGGCCTACCCATGCTGCCAGACATCCTGAGCCCCATGCCTGTGCACCCGGCCGGAGTGCTGCTGGTGTGCAACAGCTGTGTGGCCTACCAGCAGCTGGTGGACGCCCAGTCTCCCATGAGGAAGTGGGCCATGCGCAGGAAGAACGAGCCGGTGGAGGCACGCATGCACCGTCTAGAGCGCGAGCGCTCTGCCAAGAAGACCAAGCGGGAGCACGAGTCACCTGAGGAGCGGGAGCTGCGGAGGCTGCGGGACCGCGAAGCCAAGCGGATGCAAAGGCTGCAGGAGACAGAGGAGCAACGGACACGGAGGCTTCTGCGCGACAGGGAGGCCATGCGGATGAAGAGGGCCAACGAGACGCCAGATAAGAGGCAGGCCAGGCTGATCCGTGAGAGAGAGGCCAAGAGACTGAAACGGCGGCTAGAGAAGATTGACCCCTCCCTGAGAGGTCAGATAGAGCATGACCCAGCTGCTATGGCTGCCCTGACGGCAGACATGAGCCTGTTCCAGTTCCCCTGCCCCATGCCTGTCCCCTCTCTGGACAACAGCCTCTTCATGAAGCTGCCCTAG
- the LOC124033755 gene encoding zinc finger protein 821-like isoform X2: MSRRKQNNPFKVNWPFHSTGFAGPLHTINMDGRDDFIEDSECHSNNSQQDSISDSDSDLDNHDSSSNTSADDHMTSTKRAHHRGVKEESEEGADLMSSCVCPLCTLEFSSPEQLITHVYQHTSLMGSSKNYVCPVCGRALSSPGSLGRHLLIHSADRLSNCAVCGTRFTDTNNFNREKLREVLNTGSSMECSSGDENCSMSRSLSSSPMGNPGHGLGHGHGPSHNQGHNPGRGTGHIPGHSQGPGYNPGHNQGQGHGPGHNHGHGLGHLPGHPLPSLHHSLLSSPPSYPDALSPSPGLPMLPDILSPMPVHPAGVLLVCNSCVAYQQLVDAQSPMRKWAMRRKNEPVEARMHRLERERSAKKTKREHESPEERELRRLRDREAKRMQRLQETEEQRTRRLLRDREAMRMKRANETPDKRQARLIREREAKRLKRRLEKIDPSLRGQIEHDPAAMAALTADMSLFQFPCPMPVPSLDNSLFMKLP, from the exons ATGTCCAGGCGAAAACAGAACAACCCCTTCAAAGTTAATT GGCCCTTCCACAGCACCGGCTTTGCAGGCCCCCTCCACACTATTAACATGGATGGCAGGGACGATTTCATTGAGGACAGCGAATGCCACAGCAACAATTCCCAACAGGACAGCATTTCAG ACAGTGATAGCGACCTGGACAACCACGACTCATCCTCCAACACCTCAGCTGACGACCACATGACCTCCACCAAGAGAGCACACCACAGGGGAGTTAAAGAA GAGAGCGAGGAGGGGGCCGACCTGATGAGcagctgtgtgtgtcctctgtgcaCCCTGGAGTTCAGCAGCCCCGAGCAGCTCATCACACACGTCTACCAG CACACATCGTTGATGGGCAGCAGTAAGAACTACGTGTGCCCAGTGTGTGGGCGCGCGCTCAGCTCGCCAGGCTCCCTGGGGCGCCACCTTCTCATCCACTCTGCGGACCGCCTCTCCAACTGTGCTGTGTGTGGGACACGCTTCACCGACACCAACAACTTCAACAG GGAGAAGCTCAGAGAGGTCCTGAACACAGGCAGCAGTATGGAATGCAGCAGTGGAGATGAGAACTGTTCCATGTCCCGGTCTCTCTCCAGCAGCCCCATGGGCAACCCCGGTCATGGCCTGGGACACGGCCACGGGCCCAGCCACAACCAAGGACACAACCCTGGCCGTGGCACAGGCCACATCCCGGGACACAGCCAAGGCCCGGGATACAACCCTGGCCACAACCAAGGACAAGGACATGGCCCAGGACACAACCATGGCCATGGTCTCGGACACCTCCCAGGCCACCCACTCCCTTCACTGCaccacagcctcctctcttcacccccctCCTACCCTGACGCCCTCAGCCCCTCACCCGGCCTACCCATGCTGCCAGACATCCTGAGCCCCATGCCTGTGCACCCGGCCGGAGTGCTGCTGGTGTGCAACAGCTGTGTGGCCTACCAGCAGCTGGTGGACGCCCAGTCTCCCATGAGGAAGTGGGCCATGCGCAGGAAGAACGAGCCGGTGGAGGCACGCATGCACCGTCTAGAGCGCGAGCGCTCTGCCAAGAAGACCAAGCGGGAGCACGAGTCACCTGAGGAGCGGGAGCTGCGGAGGCTGCGGGACCGCGAAGCCAAGCGGATGCAAAGGCTGCAGGAGACAGAGGAGCAACGGACACGGAGGCTTCTGCGCGACAGGGAGGCCATGCGGATGAAGAGGGCCAACGAGACGCCAGATAAGAGGCAGGCCAGGCTGATCCGTGAGAGAGAGGCCAAGAGACTGAAACGGCGGCTAGAGAAGATTGACCCCTCCCTGAGAGGTCAGATAGAGCATGACCCAGCTGCTATGGCTGCCCTGACGGCAGACATGAGCCTGTTCCAGTTCCCCTGCCCCATGCCTGTCCCCTCTCTGGACAACAGCCTCTTCATGAAGCTGCCCTAG
- the LOC124033755 gene encoding zinc finger protein 821-like isoform X5 has protein sequence MPQQQFPTGQHFRAVFASIEDSDSDLDNHDSSSNTSADDHMTSTKRAHHRGVKEESEEGADLMSSCVCPLCTLEFSSPEQLITHVYQHTSLMGSSKNYVCPVCGRALSSPGSLGRHLLIHSADRLSNCAVCGTRFTDTNNFNREKLREVLNTGSSMECSSGDENCSMSRSLSSSPMGNPGHGLGHGHGPSHNQGHNPGRGTGHIPGHSQGPGYNPGHNQGQGHGPGHNHGHGLGHLPGHPLPSLHHSLLSSPPSYPDALSPSPGLPMLPDILSPMPVHPAGVLLVCNSCVAYQQLVDAQSPMRKWAMRRKNEPVEARMHRLERERSAKKTKREHESPEERELRRLRDREAKRMQRLQETEEQRTRRLLRDREAMRMKRANETPDKRQARLIREREAKRLKRRLEKIDPSLRGQIEHDPAAMAALTADMSLFQFPCPMPVPSLDNSLFMKLP, from the exons ATGCCACAGCAACAATTCCCAACAGGACAGCATTTCAG GGCTGTGTTTGCCTCCATAGAAGACAGTGATAGCGACCTGGACAACCACGACTCATCCTCCAACACCTCAGCTGACGACCACATGACCTCCACCAAGAGAGCACACCACAGGGGAGTTAAAGAA GAGAGCGAGGAGGGGGCCGACCTGATGAGcagctgtgtgtgtcctctgtgcaCCCTGGAGTTCAGCAGCCCCGAGCAGCTCATCACACACGTCTACCAG CACACATCGTTGATGGGCAGCAGTAAGAACTACGTGTGCCCAGTGTGTGGGCGCGCGCTCAGCTCGCCAGGCTCCCTGGGGCGCCACCTTCTCATCCACTCTGCGGACCGCCTCTCCAACTGTGCTGTGTGTGGGACACGCTTCACCGACACCAACAACTTCAACAG GGAGAAGCTCAGAGAGGTCCTGAACACAGGCAGCAGTATGGAATGCAGCAGTGGAGATGAGAACTGTTCCATGTCCCGGTCTCTCTCCAGCAGCCCCATGGGCAACCCCGGTCATGGCCTGGGACACGGCCACGGGCCCAGCCACAACCAAGGACACAACCCTGGCCGTGGCACAGGCCACATCCCGGGACACAGCCAAGGCCCGGGATACAACCCTGGCCACAACCAAGGACAAGGACATGGCCCAGGACACAACCATGGCCATGGTCTCGGACACCTCCCAGGCCACCCACTCCCTTCACTGCaccacagcctcctctcttcacccccctCCTACCCTGACGCCCTCAGCCCCTCACCCGGCCTACCCATGCTGCCAGACATCCTGAGCCCCATGCCTGTGCACCCGGCCGGAGTGCTGCTGGTGTGCAACAGCTGTGTGGCCTACCAGCAGCTGGTGGACGCCCAGTCTCCCATGAGGAAGTGGGCCATGCGCAGGAAGAACGAGCCGGTGGAGGCACGCATGCACCGTCTAGAGCGCGAGCGCTCTGCCAAGAAGACCAAGCGGGAGCACGAGTCACCTGAGGAGCGGGAGCTGCGGAGGCTGCGGGACCGCGAAGCCAAGCGGATGCAAAGGCTGCAGGAGACAGAGGAGCAACGGACACGGAGGCTTCTGCGCGACAGGGAGGCCATGCGGATGAAGAGGGCCAACGAGACGCCAGATAAGAGGCAGGCCAGGCTGATCCGTGAGAGAGAGGCCAAGAGACTGAAACGGCGGCTAGAGAAGATTGACCCCTCCCTGAGAGGTCAGATAGAGCATGACCCAGCTGCTATGGCTGCCCTGACGGCAGACATGAGCCTGTTCCAGTTCCCCTGCCCCATGCCTGTCCCCTCTCTGGACAACAGCCTCTTCATGAAGCTGCCCTAG
- the LOC124033755 gene encoding zinc finger protein 821-like isoform X1, which produces MSRRKQNNPFKVNWPFHSTGFAGPLHTINMDGRDDFIEDSECHSNNSQQDSISEDSDSDLDNHDSSSNTSADDHMTSTKRAHHRGVKEESEEGADLMSSCVCPLCTLEFSSPEQLITHVYQHTSLMGSSKNYVCPVCGRALSSPGSLGRHLLIHSADRLSNCAVCGTRFTDTNNFNREKLREVLNTGSSMECSSGDENCSMSRSLSSSPMGNPGHGLGHGHGPSHNQGHNPGRGTGHIPGHSQGPGYNPGHNQGQGHGPGHNHGHGLGHLPGHPLPSLHHSLLSSPPSYPDALSPSPGLPMLPDILSPMPVHPAGVLLVCNSCVAYQQLVDAQSPMRKWAMRRKNEPVEARMHRLERERSAKKTKREHESPEERELRRLRDREAKRMQRLQETEEQRTRRLLRDREAMRMKRANETPDKRQARLIREREAKRLKRRLEKIDPSLRGQIEHDPAAMAALTADMSLFQFPCPMPVPSLDNSLFMKLP; this is translated from the exons ATGTCCAGGCGAAAACAGAACAACCCCTTCAAAGTTAATT GGCCCTTCCACAGCACCGGCTTTGCAGGCCCCCTCCACACTATTAACATGGATGGCAGGGACGATTTCATTGAGGACAGCGAATGCCACAGCAACAATTCCCAACAGGACAGCATTTCAG AAGACAGTGATAGCGACCTGGACAACCACGACTCATCCTCCAACACCTCAGCTGACGACCACATGACCTCCACCAAGAGAGCACACCACAGGGGAGTTAAAGAA GAGAGCGAGGAGGGGGCCGACCTGATGAGcagctgtgtgtgtcctctgtgcaCCCTGGAGTTCAGCAGCCCCGAGCAGCTCATCACACACGTCTACCAG CACACATCGTTGATGGGCAGCAGTAAGAACTACGTGTGCCCAGTGTGTGGGCGCGCGCTCAGCTCGCCAGGCTCCCTGGGGCGCCACCTTCTCATCCACTCTGCGGACCGCCTCTCCAACTGTGCTGTGTGTGGGACACGCTTCACCGACACCAACAACTTCAACAG GGAGAAGCTCAGAGAGGTCCTGAACACAGGCAGCAGTATGGAATGCAGCAGTGGAGATGAGAACTGTTCCATGTCCCGGTCTCTCTCCAGCAGCCCCATGGGCAACCCCGGTCATGGCCTGGGACACGGCCACGGGCCCAGCCACAACCAAGGACACAACCCTGGCCGTGGCACAGGCCACATCCCGGGACACAGCCAAGGCCCGGGATACAACCCTGGCCACAACCAAGGACAAGGACATGGCCCAGGACACAACCATGGCCATGGTCTCGGACACCTCCCAGGCCACCCACTCCCTTCACTGCaccacagcctcctctcttcacccccctCCTACCCTGACGCCCTCAGCCCCTCACCCGGCCTACCCATGCTGCCAGACATCCTGAGCCCCATGCCTGTGCACCCGGCCGGAGTGCTGCTGGTGTGCAACAGCTGTGTGGCCTACCAGCAGCTGGTGGACGCCCAGTCTCCCATGAGGAAGTGGGCCATGCGCAGGAAGAACGAGCCGGTGGAGGCACGCATGCACCGTCTAGAGCGCGAGCGCTCTGCCAAGAAGACCAAGCGGGAGCACGAGTCACCTGAGGAGCGGGAGCTGCGGAGGCTGCGGGACCGCGAAGCCAAGCGGATGCAAAGGCTGCAGGAGACAGAGGAGCAACGGACACGGAGGCTTCTGCGCGACAGGGAGGCCATGCGGATGAAGAGGGCCAACGAGACGCCAGATAAGAGGCAGGCCAGGCTGATCCGTGAGAGAGAGGCCAAGAGACTGAAACGGCGGCTAGAGAAGATTGACCCCTCCCTGAGAGGTCAGATAGAGCATGACCCAGCTGCTATGGCTGCCCTGACGGCAGACATGAGCCTGTTCCAGTTCCCCTGCCCCATGCCTGTCCCCTCTCTGGACAACAGCCTCTTCATGAAGCTGCCCTAG